In Citrus sinensis cultivar Valencia sweet orange chromosome 4, DVS_A1.0, whole genome shotgun sequence, one DNA window encodes the following:
- the LOC102609887 gene encoding mediator of RNA polymerase II transcription subunit 31, whose amino-acid sequence MAASKDNEEASDAPSSPKKVYKDPDDGRQRFLLELEFVQCLANPTYIHYLAQNRYFEDEAFIGYLKYLQYWQRPEYIKFIMYPHCLYFLELLQNANFRNAMAHPANKELAHRQQFFFWKNYRNNRLKHILPRPLPEPSEAPPPAAAPPLPPAPPVLTPVTAAPGPALSPMQYGIPPGSALMKNDMRSSSIDRRKRKKDG is encoded by the exons ATGGCGGCTTCCAAGGATAACGAAGAAGCATCCGATGCCCCATCCTC GCCAAAGAAGGTATATAAAGATCCAGACGACGGGAGACAACGCTTTTTGCTTGAGCTGGAATTCGTTCAATGTCTAGCTAATCCCACTTACATTCACT ATTTGGCTCAGAATCGCTATTTTGAAGACGAGGCTTTCATTGGTTACTTGAAATATCTTCAGTACTGGCAACGGCCGGagtacattaaatttataat GTATCCACATTGCCTCTATTTTCTTGAACTTCTACAAAATGCAAACTTCCGCAATGCTATGGCACATCCTGCCAACAAG GAGTTGGCACATAGGCAGCAATTCTTTTTCTGGAAGAACTATAGAAACAATCGACTAAAGCACATTTTACCAAGGCCTCTTCCTGAACCTTCTGAGGCTCCACCACCTGCTGCTGCTCCACCTCTGCCACCTGCACCACCTGTGCTGACTCCTGTGACAGCTGCTCCAGGGCCAGCCCTTTCTCCTATGCAGTATGGAATTCCCCCAGGATCAGCTCTGATGAAAAATGATATGAGGAGTAGCAGCATTGATCgaagaaaaaggaa GAAAGATGGTTGA